The Corythoichthys intestinalis isolate RoL2023-P3 chromosome 1, ASM3026506v1, whole genome shotgun sequence genome has a segment encoding these proteins:
- the LOC130914918 gene encoding 60S acidic ribosomal protein P2-like produces MRYVAAYLLSALGGNENPDAKHIKKILESVGIEADDTRLEKVLSELKGKKVNDVIAAGMCKLASMPAGGTVAVATSAAASSGGAAAPAAAEEKKKEEKKEESEESDDDMGFGLFD; encoded by the exons ATGCGTTACGTTGCTGCTTACCTGCTATCCGCCCTTGGTGGCAATGAAAATCCAGATGCTAAACACATTAAGAAGATCCTGGAAAGTGTTGGCATTGAGGCAGACGACACCCGTTTGGAAAAA GTCCTCTCAGAGCTCAAAGGCAAGAAAGTAAATGATGTGATTGCGGCAG GTATGTGCAAACTGGCCAGCATGCCAGCTGGCGGTACCGTCGCAGTTGCCACCTCCGCTGCTGCCAGCTCAGGAGGAGCCGCTGCACCTGCCGCAG CTGAAGAGAAGAAGAAGGAAGAGAAAAAGGAAGAGTCTGAAGAATCCGATGACGACATGGGATTCGGTCTTTTTGATTAA